A single Anopheles arabiensis isolate DONGOLA chromosome 2, AaraD3, whole genome shotgun sequence DNA region contains:
- the LOC120896511 gene encoding cytochrome P450 4C1-like: MITIQLVLVYVVLSLALATLLSLRWKRRKLYASAATMDGPPCVPFLGHAYLLFGKQTGEHIIEVFDKYAPRYNSPIGIWMGPKLIVAIKDNPEYFQKVMNSPHLLSKMDQYNFFRAENGLLTAPEHVWKTERKLLNRSFSPMMLSSFVDIFNKKDLVLVENLRKFVGAGVFNAQLYISKCTIDALFENAFGRDIGTQAHDGHDEYLQCLDTFLSLVFKRVLHVERYIECIYRLTKDYATESSCVNIIRNMSLDLMKEVKENAHQAQQQPVEEAYGGKPALNFAHSLSSLAKHNPSLTEDHIKDHIDTMIMAGHDTTATTIANLLLMLAMHPEVQEMVYQEVMSVCPDKSKPVTIEDANNLAYTEMVCKETMRLFPVAPVIGRKCAADVKLDDKHTIPADCCVALGIYQIHRDPTIWGPEPGKFNPDHFLPERVAERHPYAYLPFSGGPRNCIGIRYAWLSMKIMIAHLVRNYRFKTPLVMEDLVLKFAIVLRITNGCLVSIEDRPSN, translated from the exons ATGATAACGATCCAATTAGTGCTCGTGTACGTTGTTTTATCGTTGGCGTTAGCCACCCTGCTCTCCTTACGATGGAAGCGACGGAAGCTGTACGCATCGGCAGCCACAATGGATGGACCACCGTGTGTGCCGTTCCTTGGGCATGCCTATCTTCTTTTTGGCAAGCAAACTGGAG AACACATTATTGAAGTATTCGACAAATACGCACCGCGGTACAACTCTCCAATTGGAATATGGATGGGACCGAAGCTTATTGTCGCTATCAAAGACAATCCCGAATACTTCCAAAAGGTTATGAACTCACCCCATCTGTTGAGCAAAATGGATCAGTATAACTTTTTCCGAGCGGAGAACGGTCTCCTTACCGCTCCAG AACATGTGTGGAAAACCGAACGCAAGTTGCTCAATCGTTCGTTCAGCCCAATGATGCTGTCCAGCTTTGTGGATATTTTCAACAAGAAGGATTTGGTATTGGTGGAAAATCTTCGGAAATTTGTTGGAGCTGGAGTGTTTAACGCACAATTATACATCTCCAAGTGTACCATCGATGCGCTATTTG aaaATGCTTTTGGCAGAGATATTGGCACTCAAGCACACGACGGACACGATGAATATCTACAGTGCTTGGACACGTTTCTTTCACTCGTGTTTAAGCGAGTTCTTCATGTAGAACGCTATATAGAATGCATCTATCGCCTTACGAAGGATTATGCAACCGAATCGAGCTGCGTAAACATCATCAGAAACATGTCACTCGATCTGATGaaagaagtgaaagaaaaTGCACACCAAGCTCAACAGCAACCCGTGGAAGAAGCGTACGGAGGCAAGCCGGCTCTGAATTTTGCTCACAGTCTATCCAGCTTGGCCAAGCACAATCCATCCCTAACGGAGGACCACATCAAAGATCATATCGATACGATGATCATGGCTGGGCACGATACGACTGCCACCACAATAGCAAACCTCCTACTAATGCTGGCGATGCATCCCGAGGTGCAGGAAATGGTGTACCAGGAGGTGATGAGCGTGTGTCCAGACAAATCGAAACCTGTGACGATTGAAGATGCCAACAATCTCGCGTACACGGAGATGGTGTGCAAAGAAACGATGCGTCTGTTCCCTGTAGCACCAGTCATTGGAAGGAAGTGCGCTGCAGATGTTAAGCTAGATG ACAAACACACCATTCCGGCGGACTGCTGTGTAGCGCTCGGCATCTATCAGATACATCGAGACCCGACGATCTGGGGACCCGAGCCGGGAAAGTTCAATCCCGATCACTTCCTGCCGGAAAGGGTAGCTGAGCGACATCCGTACGCGTATCTACCGTTTAGTGGAGGACCTCGGAACTGTATCGGTATCCGGTATGCCTGGTTATCAATGAAGATTATGATTGCCCATCTAGTGCGGAACTATCGCTTCAAGACGCCGCTCGTGATGGAGGACTTAGTTTTGAAGTTTGCAATAGTGCTGAGAATCACGAATGGGTGCCTCGTATCGATTGAAGATCGCCCCTCTAACTAA
- the LOC120896517 gene encoding glycine N-methyltransferase gives MPQADTVFQSRSDGISAEGVRDQYADGKAAKVWEIFIGDKKSRTENYRNFLVEKLRENGVRRILDVACGTGVDSIMLLEEGFEVVSIDASDKMLKYALKERWNRRKEPSFDNWVIEEANWLTLYDDIKHLLNGGFDAVMCLGNSFAHLLDNFGDQREQIQAIRNFEKCVKPGGLLLIDHRNYDNIMNTGATPAKCIYYNSSHTTDIKTSVLYVASKPTLVTLDYQISTGSDVSEFRLSYYPHKLRIFEEILQTIFKRAKSHEIYGDFKPLTGVSNPAFYIHVVQKASS, from the exons ATGCCGCAGGCCGACACCGTTTTCCAGTCCCGCTCGGACGGCATCTCGGCGGAGGGTGTGCGTGACCAGTACGCCGACGGTAAGGCGGCCAAGGTGTGGGAAATTTTCATCGGTGACAAAAAGTCCCGCACCGAGAACTATCGCAACTTTCTGGTGGAAAAGCTGCGGGAGAATGGCGTTCGGCGCATCCTGGACGTTGCGTGCGGCACGGGCGTCGACTCGATCATGCTGCTAGAGGAAGGGTTCGAGGTGGTATCGATCGATGCCTCGGACAAGATGCTCAAGTACGCACTGAAGGAGCGTTGGAACCGCCGCAAGGAACCAAGCTTTGACAACTGGG TTATCGAGGAAGCAAACTGGCTCACCCTGTACGACGACATCAAGCATCTGCTGAACGGTGGCTTCGATGCGGTCATGTGCTTGGGCAACTCTTTCGCCCACTTGCTGGACAATTTTGGCGACCAGCGCGAACAGATCCAGGCCATACGTAACTTTGAGAAGTGCGTCAAGCCGGGCGGCCTGCTGCTGATCGATCATCGCAACTACGACAACATCATGAACACTGGTGCAACGCCGGCCAAGTGCATCTACTACAAT AGCAGCCACACGACGGACATCAAAACGTCGGTACTGTACGTGGCCTCCAAGCCGACGCTCGTCACGCTGGACTACCAGATCAGCACGGGTAGCGATGTGAGCGAGTTCCGATTATCATACTACCCGCACAAGCTGCGCATCTTCGAGGAAATCCTGCAGACCATCTTCAAGCGCGCCAAGTCGCACGAAATCTACGGCGACTTCAAGCCACTGACCGGTGTATCGAATCCGGCATTCTACATCCATGTAGTGCAGAAAGCGTCATCATAA